The Prodigiosinella aquatilis region CATCTCAGTATCGAAGTGAAGCAGGTCAGGCATCACCAGTTCTGATGCAGAGGCACTTTTGGCCGGGAAGATGCGCTTTTCAAGGGCATCATGGGATATTGCTTCAGGGAGGGGCCATGGGAGAGACGTGGCTTTAAAGCGGGAGAGCACCTCAAAAACTGTTGATGCACTGATTTTCAGTGTCAGTGCGATGCAACGGTTGGTCAGCTTCTGGTCGAACTTAAGCTGAAGGATCTTAAAACAGGTTTCCATGGAACTCCTGGCTTTTCTCTTTTTGGACATCGATATCTCCATTGGCTTAAAACAGCAATGGAGACTGTGATGGAAAGAGTTAATTCCCGGAGTGAGCGACAGGATGCCAATCAGTGATCGGATGCGTGCCAAATCGTGATCGATTGTGATGCCAAACCGCGATCGGAGATGCATGCCAAATCATGATCGATTCGAATGCCAAACAGTGATCGATTCAGATGCCATTTTGCACTCTAAACAATACGAGGTATTACCCATGAAAGATGAAGATACTAAAACTCTCAATCTCAATATTTCCGATGAGTTAACGGCAGAGCTTCAAGACTTTTTAGCCAATGATGCGACAACCGCTGCAGGTTGCGCGTTTAACGCACATGACTCCAACAACCAGCTGATTACTTACGATTAAGATCTGATGGTTTAACTCCAGGGTCGAATGGTGCAATGATCAGAACTAAACACTGATTCACTATTTGACCCTCTTACAAGAATTGGATAAATCAGGGAGGGTAGAATGTTTAGACTGAGTTCTAGTTTTCGTACACGAACAGCAGAAGATTCCTTAAAACTCGCGAAGTCAATTGCTCTCGATATGGGCGTTACGAGAGTAACCAACGTCACCTGGTTAGATAAAATAGGCATCCCTGTATTTGCGGGCATTAGACCCTATGCCTCAAAGGGATCTCTTAATGTTCATGCAGGCAAAGGGATAAAACCCAACGAAGCAAAGATCGGAGCCTATATGGAGTCGATTGAGTTTTCACTGGTAGATGATATTCATCATGCAGATAAAATTCACTTAATGAAATCAGCGGATATCCTTGCCTCTTATAACAACCTGTATTCTTTAAGTTCCTTTGGGATACGTTTAGGTGAGAAGATATCCTCCGACGATGATATTTATTGTGTTAAAGGTCATGATATCATCAATAATATTGAGGTCATGATCCCAGCGGAATTAGTTTTCCATCCTTTTCAGCATCCGCAAAAAAAATATATTTACGGTGGCACCACAACTAACGGTTTATGTTCAGGTAATACATCACTGGAAGCGATAATTCATGGGATATGTGAGGTCTTAGAAAGAGATGTACAATCTTTTAATCATATTCAGGATAAGTCACTCAAAGTTGATATTTCTACAGAACCAGAGAGTATACGTGTACTAAGGCATAAAATCGAAGAAGCGGGTTTGATTCTTGTGCTTCGAAAAACTATCAACCAATTTAATTTACCATTTTTCTCTGCCTATGTATTGGAAAAAACAAACAGCGCTTATATCTCGATAGCGGATGGTTTTGGATTACACCCCGTTGCAGAAATTGCGGCTATCCGAGCCGTTACTGAAGCTGTACAGAGCAGATTGTCACATATCCACGGAGGACGTGATGACATTATCGATAGAGTTAAGCATTTCAAAGATAAAGAAGCTGGTTTAGAAGAGCAAGTTATGGGAGGGTTAAGAGAAAGAGTGACGCAGGGAAATAAATATGTAAATTTCATTTCTGAAGATGAAAGCGTTATTGATTTTCATAATATTGAACAGCTTTATGAATACCTCAAAGCAAAGTTAATTACTAACAATCTAAATGGTTGCATTCATGTTGAACTTAGTCCAAAAAATTTCCCATTCAGTGTGCAAAGGGTGATAATCCCCAACGCAGA contains the following coding sequences:
- a CDS encoding YcaO-like family protein, which codes for MFRLSSSFRTRTAEDSLKLAKSIALDMGVTRVTNVTWLDKIGIPVFAGIRPYASKGSLNVHAGKGIKPNEAKIGAYMESIEFSLVDDIHHADKIHLMKSADILASYNNLYSLSSFGIRLGEKISSDDDIYCVKGHDIINNIEVMIPAELVFHPFQHPQKKYIYGGTTTNGLCSGNTSLEAIIHGICEVLERDVQSFNHIQDKSLKVDISTEPESIRVLRHKIEEAGLILVLRKTINQFNLPFFSAYVLEKTNSAYISIADGFGLHPVAEIAAIRAVTEAVQSRLSHIHGGRDDIIDRVKHFKDKEAGLEEQVMGGLRERVTQGNKYVNFISEDESVIDFHNIEQLYEYLKAKLITNNLNGCIHVELSPKNFPFSVQRVIIPNAEYVEPGMKRIGYRFAEAFKKNKNPLSAKGM